A DNA window from Legionella sp. MW5194 contains the following coding sequences:
- a CDS encoding NAD(P)-dependent alcohol dehydrogenase yields the protein MIPVKGYAAQTAKAPLTPYAFERREVGEQDVLIDIQFCGICHSDIHQAREEWGGALFPMVPGHEIIGVVSQIGAKVTRFKVGERVGVGCFVDSCRRCVNCQDGLEQFCSEGMTTTYNNMERDGSRLTQGGYSSRIVVDEHYVLRIPDNLPPDAAAPLLCAGITLYSPLKHWKAGPGKKVAILGLGGLGHIGVKIAHALGAEVSVLSHSLSKANDAKRLGADAFYATTDAKTFTQLAGTFDLMINTVSAKINWNDYLKLLKRDGTMVIVGIPEHDIPVKALSLIGGRKSLAGSLIGGIQETQEMLNFCGQHQIVCDIERISIQQVNEAYERVIKSDVRYRFVIDMASL from the coding sequence ATGATTCCAGTCAAAGGATACGCCGCACAAACGGCCAAAGCCCCCCTCACCCCGTATGCATTTGAACGACGCGAGGTGGGTGAGCAGGACGTGCTGATTGATATTCAATTTTGTGGCATTTGCCATTCCGACATCCACCAGGCCCGCGAAGAATGGGGCGGCGCCTTGTTTCCCATGGTGCCTGGCCATGAAATCATAGGGGTTGTCAGTCAAATCGGCGCAAAAGTTACTCGATTCAAAGTCGGCGAGCGGGTGGGTGTGGGTTGTTTTGTCGATTCCTGCCGGCGGTGTGTCAACTGCCAGGATGGATTGGAGCAATTCTGCAGTGAAGGCATGACCACCACTTACAATAACATGGAACGCGACGGCAGCCGCTTGACCCAGGGCGGTTATTCTTCGCGCATTGTTGTCGATGAACATTACGTGCTGCGTATACCAGACAATCTTCCCCCCGATGCCGCAGCACCGCTGCTTTGTGCCGGGATTACCCTTTATTCACCACTCAAACACTGGAAAGCCGGGCCTGGCAAAAAAGTGGCTATCCTTGGTCTGGGCGGTTTAGGTCATATCGGGGTTAAAATTGCGCATGCCCTGGGTGCGGAAGTCAGTGTACTCAGCCACTCATTAAGCAAGGCAAACGATGCCAAACGCTTAGGCGCCGATGCCTTTTACGCAACCACGGATGCCAAAACATTCACGCAGCTGGCAGGTACCTTTGACCTGATGATCAATACCGTCTCTGCCAAAATCAACTGGAACGATTACCTGAAACTGCTTAAACGCGATGGCACCATGGTCATTGTCGGGATTCCGGAGCACGATATCCCGGTCAAAGCCCTGTCACTCATCGGCGGCAGAAAAAGCCTCGCGGGCTCCCTCATTGGCGGTATTCAGGAAACGCAGGAAATGCTCAATTTTTGCGGACAGCACCAGATCGTCTGTGACATTGAGCGCATTTCAATTCAGCAAGTGAATGAAGCCTATGAGCGGGTGATTAAAAGCGATGTGCGCTATCGTTTTGTGATTGACATGGCGAGTTTATAA
- a CDS encoding NAD(P)/FAD-dependent oxidoreductase — MNPDILVIGAGPIGLLSAIEAKLHNPEAEVVIFERNKEYTRHHTLLVDRRAFNGSHP, encoded by the coding sequence ATGAATCCTGATATTCTTGTTATAGGTGCCGGGCCTATTGGATTGTTAAGCGCCATTGAAGCGAAATTACACAATCCTGAGGCAGAGGTTGTTATTTTTGAACGCAATAAAGAATACACCCGCCATCATACCCTGTTAGTCGACCGCCGCGCGTTTAACGGATCTCACCCCTGA
- a CDS encoding polysaccharide deacetylase family protein: MMGLLLCLTTKITQAQRAVAITIDDLPFVGESKNFHLNKIIETLTANGVPVTGFVIASEVTEGNMPMLKKFRDSGFGVGNHTLTHANLNRMDTQAYIDEIKQADDILKPVLTRPKYFRFPYLVVGQGEKKERVMNYLAKKHYHVAPITIDSRDFVFNQLLMSVPEKERRFFMGVLKPCYIDFIWEQTLKAEEHNRVIHKPDQPQILLIHANLLNAYALPDIINLYRQNGYHFVSLDDALHPESAGKTGSIKRRLKQFYDTQIEEFMAWD, translated from the coding sequence ATGATGGGCTTACTGTTGTGTTTAACGACCAAAATCACTCAGGCTCAGCGTGCGGTGGCGATTACTATCGATGATCTTCCTTTTGTCGGTGAAAGCAAAAATTTCCATCTTAATAAAATCATTGAAACATTAACGGCGAATGGTGTGCCTGTGACAGGGTTTGTTATTGCCAGCGAAGTCACCGAGGGCAACATGCCCATGCTCAAGAAGTTTCGCGATTCAGGATTTGGCGTCGGTAACCACACGCTGACCCATGCTAATCTTAATCGCATGGACACCCAGGCCTACATCGACGAGATCAAACAGGCCGATGACATTTTAAAGCCGGTGTTAACCCGCCCTAAATATTTCCGCTTTCCTTACCTGGTGGTGGGGCAGGGTGAAAAAAAAGAACGTGTGATGAATTACCTCGCTAAAAAACATTACCATGTGGCTCCGATCACGATCGACAGCCGTGATTTTGTTTTTAACCAATTGTTAATGTCGGTTCCTGAAAAAGAGCGCCGCTTTTTTATGGGGGTGCTTAAACCCTGTTATATCGATTTTATCTGGGAGCAGACGCTCAAAGCCGAAGAACACAACCGGGTTATTCACAAACCGGATCAACCCCAGATTTTATTGATCCACGCCAACCTGCTGAATGCTTACGCCCTGCCGGATATTATTAACCTTTATCGTCAGAACGGTTATCACTTTGTGAGCCTCGATGACGCGCTGCATCCCGAGTCTGCCGGTAAAACCGGTTCCATTAAACGCCGGCTTAAGCAGTTTTATGATACTCAAATAGAAGAATTTATGGCCTGGGATTGA